DNA from Lemur catta isolate mLemCat1 chromosome 7, mLemCat1.pri, whole genome shotgun sequence:
GAAAAGTGCTGCTGCCACCCAGACTGGTGTAGTGGTCAGTTCCTCCCGACACCGCCGAGCTGTGGCTTAGGACAGGGAGGGGGTACAGGAGCTAGAGAGTCCCTAGGGACAGGGACTATCAGATGGGGCTAAGCAGCTCATACTGTTACGAACCCACAGCTTCTAGTCATGCAAAGAGCAGTGGACCTGAGTCAGACATACCAAGGTCTGTGACCTTGATCAAGTCACAACTGCTGAGACCGTTTCCCCGTGTGTAAAGGAAGTGCTCAAAGggctgggcgcaatggctcacgcctgtaatcctaagattctgggaggccaaggcaggaggatcgcttgaggtcaggagttcgagaccagcctgagcaagagcgagacccccgtctctattaaaattagaaaaattagccaggtgtcatggcatgcgcctatagtcccagctacccgggaggctgaggcaggaggatcgcttgagcccaggggtttgaggttgctgtgagctaggctgaggccagggCATTATACTCAGGACAACTGAGTACGACTCCTGTctcccaaacttttttttttttttttttttttgagacagagtctcgcttgttgcccaggctaaagtgccctggcgtcagcctaactcagcaacctcaaactcctgggctcaagcgatccttctgcctcagcctcctgggtagctgggactacaggcatgtgccaccatgaccggccaatttttttctatatgtatttttagctgtccagatcatttctttctatttttagtagagatggggtctcgctcttgctcaggctggtcttgaactcctgacctcgagcgatccacccgcctcggcctcccagagtgctaggattgcaggcgtgagctaccgcgcccggccctgtctCCCAAACttaaaaaaggcagaaaggaaacAGCACTACACTGGACCCAGATATCCAGGCAGTTGCTGAGGCTGGCTGGCCTTGAGGAGCCTGAAGCAGCAGTCTGTATAAATACATTACAGAGCTACATGGTAAGATCTTCCTGTGATCCCACACACAGGCACACCAGATGGGCTACATCTTACCCTGGCTGCCAGCAACTTCCAGAATCCCctaaggaaaagggagaggggagTAAGAGTTGGGAAATAGAGGAAAAAACAGCTTCATGCCCCCCTTCTTATAGAAGCCACTAGCCATCCAGAGAGCCAGCTCATCCTAACTTCTTTGAATGAATCTGGGCTAAGATGGTGCTTGGGTTCCAGCACCACTGGAAGATAAGGGGCAGTTTGGGTCCCACAAGGCAGCTGCCTCAGTCCAGGCTGCTTATCATAAAGCTGTTCACAGGGCAAGCACCATCTGTACCTCCTTTATTGTCCtttgtcctttattttccttctcaaagatacccccaacacacacccccATACATCCATAGCAGAGAACAGCTGAGCCAGGAGGAGCTGAAGAAAACAGCTTTTTATTTGTTACTATAAGAACCAATTACAGAATCCGAGGTTAAAAAAACGGACAAAAGATCTTTATTTCTGAGAACCAGCATACAAAAGgcggagggggaaggggagggaaggaaagagtgaGCATGGCCTGGGGCTGATGCCAGCTTAGGGGCCTCAAACTCCAATTAGGAAAGTCCGGACACCGGACAGAAAGAGATACccccaataagaaaaaaaaaaaaaaaagatagacatgGCAGTGCacgcccccctcccccaaccaggTACCACGACCTGATTATCTGTttactcttcccctcccccatcccctttcACAAAGGgaggcaatatttttaaaaaattaaaaaaccctcCCCCCAAAACTGTCCAAGACAACTGTGGGTCCTACCCACCAAAACAGGCTAGGTTCCCACATGGGCCAAGTTCCTGCAGTTTGCCCTCCATCACCAAGCATGGAGAGGCATGGGAAGGGGACAAGTCTTGAGGTGATAACACCAGAGGGTGCCCAACCCCTCCAGGAACACACATTCACTTGCTCCCTTCCTCACTCCTCACTCCCTTTGATACTAAAGGGAAGGAAAGTTTGGGTGCCCTGGGCACCCATCCTCTACCTCTcagcctgcctcccttccccacagACGCTCAATCCTCCAGGACAATGGGCTCATTGGTGCTGGCAGGATGTGAGGGTGCAGGTAAAGGGACCGGGGGCCGCACTGCTATCAGCGTTGGCTTCACCTTCAGGGGCAAGTTGGGCCGGCGGGCAGCTCGCCGCATTTCCAGGTGGGTCAGAGCCTTCCGTAGGGCCCTGGCCAGAAAGAGCAAGAGGTTAGTAGAAAACGCTTAGAGAATGCTAAGACCCCCAGGTGAAACCCCACATGCCCCACTGCAGTTCTGCCTTCCAGCCCATTCCTTTCCAGCATCCCCAGTCTGCGCCCACAGCCTTCCTGGAGCTGGTCTTGCTCAGATACTCCTATTTCCCATACCCAGCAACCTGGACCCAAAAACCTGGATTGGCAACCTCTCAGCCCCCCAGTGGTGGACTCCCTACCTGGTATCTTTTGTGGCCACAAACACCACAGGATTGGGGGCATCAGCTGGGTTTAGTTTCTGACGCTTGGCTGCTGGCTGTGAGCTTGAGCGAATCCCTGAAGCCAGAGGCCTTCCATTGGCAGAGAAGgggacccctgcccctgccatctAGAAAAGGGTAGGGCAGCACAATGAGGTAAGGGACCCTCTCAGACTCCTTCCAGAAACAAAAGCCCACTCAAGTCAGCTTGGCTCACCCCAATCTGTCAACTCACAGTCTCATAGGCCCGTTTCACCATAATGCCCCCCAGTGCCCGGTTCTGGGTCAGCTGGTTTCTGTTGATCGGTGTCTTGGTACCCCGAGGTGTTTTTGGTTTCAGAGGTGCCTGGGCCACTGCcgggagggtgggggggaggaaAGTAGGgaactttgtaacttttcttCCCTATGCagtcccccccccttttttttgagacagagtctcgctgtgttgcctgggctagagtgagtgctgtggcgtcagcctagctcacagcaacctcaaactcctgagcttaagcgatcctactgcctcagcctcccgagtaggtgggactacaggcatgtgccaccaggcccggctaattttttctatatatatttttagttggccagataacttttatttctatttttagtagagtcggggtctcgctcaggctggtctcgaactcctgacctcgagcgatccacccgcctcggcctcccagagggctaggattacaggtgtgagccaccacgcccggccaagttTCCCCTTTTCACTTCCATCTCTTTTCTCTGGGCCAGCAGTTTACCTGGGCATTCCCAAAAGTAGTGATGGGGGAAAAGATCTGGCCAGTAATcaccagtatttaaaaaaatcacatgactGTGATCTTATCAAATCAGTATGGTAATGCTGGATAGCTAATAAAAAACATTAACCCCACAAAAGTACAGTTTATTAGACTGCATCCCTGAGAACTcgaaggcaaagaaaaaaacgGAGAGAAGGTGTTGCTAGGAGAAGAACTGGGAGCCTGACACCACCCTAGCTGGTTCCCCATCCTATCCCCAGCCTGGGTCCATAGTCCGATTCCCCATGCCATACCCAGATCTTTCACGATAGTTGCCAGGGGCAGCCTCACGAGAGGGTGAATCTTCAGTGGAGTCTTAGCGGCCTTAGGAAGTCGAATGGAGCCTGGAGAACAAAGATGAAAGCCTCTGAAGGGGCTTCACTACTCAGGCCTCTTCTGGGGCTGTGAGTCATGTCTAATCTCTTTAAAGAACCCCTATAGCCTACTGTCCCCACCGTCATTAAACACCCAGAAAATCACTGGTCTCTGGCCAGAGTAACCTTGAACCCACCACCAGCCCCACTCCTGCCCTTACACTCTGCCTTTATGGCATTAGCATTGATAGGGGCATAAGGTCGTCGGGCAGCCCTCCTTGGCTGTAACAGGTCCCTGCACATGCGTCTGGCAAGACGGGTCAGCTTCGTGGTCTGGAGCAGAAAAGTTTGCCTGTTCTTAGCCAGTAGCTTGGCCCGGTTGGCGCTGGTCGTGTAGGGGGAGAGACTTTGGGCTTCAGGTCTGGACAAATGACCTCTCGAGTGTGGCTCCTGGAGGAAGGgcataggaaaaaaggaagaatacgGATAGGCGCTGAGGCTCCCATCTTTCTTAGATTCCCTGTGGAGGGCATTTATTCCTGTCTGATCTCTCTACTGATGCCCCGACTTGCCTGGCTCCCCAACCAGTATCAAGCACCAGCCCCTGACCATCACACCATCACCATGAAAGGAGTTGGGTATTCTGACCTTTGCCTAAAGCTCACATCAGTATGCTTACTGCTTGCTCTCCCCTGTCTGTCCCCCATTGTTCCTTACTGTAGTGCCCCGAGCAGCCCCCTCAAGTTGGGTTGGGGTCTTCAGTCCCCCATACTTCTTCCAGTAGATCCAACAAGAAGCACAGAGGCGGCACTGCATGTTGGGTGGGCCCCAGGCGTACCACTGGGCAGACTGTGTGGCTGTAGAAGCATagaaaggaggggaggcagggaggaaacaGAAACATGCTACCTGAGCCCTTCAGGTTCTTGAGCCAGAGCAGACCTCCCACCCATCCTCAGCATCCCCGTCTCTTCCCGGAACTCACTGTGGCAGCTCTCGCAAGTCAAGCCCTTCTGGAATCCAGCCCCATTCATGCCAGGTTTTGAACCCACAGAAATTATCtggttagggtttggcttagtgCTAATGGAGGAAGTGAGGGGAAGAAACCAGAAAACTGGTCAAGGAAAAGAATCCATTTCCACCCTGTCTATATAATTTGACCCTGCCTCTTGCCAACCCCTAATCACTGAGGAAGGTACAGgttgggggaagagaaggaaagcatGCCAGTCTCCCCAACCCACCACACTTACTAGGTGGGGATGTAGACCTGTTTCAGTTTGCTGTCTGCTTCAGCAGCTTTCAATCTTTtctgcaagaaggaaaaaagacagaaagggaagGATCAGAGCATCACAGCAGGGAGAAGGTCATCAATTCCAAACGCAGAGGTGAGTAGGTGGCCTCTGATCCAGCTTCCCCAGCCCAGATGATACCTGCTGGATATACCGGTCTGTGGTTTTCCACATGTAATAAAACTGGACTATACTGGCAAGTGACTTCCAGGGTAGCTAAGGAGAGCAGAAGGAAGAAGGATGAGCTGGCAACTGGCCCCAGGTCCTGGTTCCCTCATCAGTCATCTCTCCCACCTCTCCTCCTAGCCCGAGCCACTTACAAAATCCTGGCGAATATCATTGAAATCCTTCCCATACTTCTCTAGGGCCTCTTCAAATAGCATGGCTTCTGAGGCAGACCATTCCTCCATCTCATCCCGACATAGCACTGGGCCCCCCTGGGGCACCAGGGTCGACATAGCCTTAGCCAAGTCATAGCCATTCCTTTGCAAGGTATCCATTGCGTGAAACTACAGAAAGGTGAAGAACAATGTTGAGAACCTGAAACCCTCAGCACCCGCTACTGCTCTTTAAAGACACCCACTCCCACGGAGACACCCTCCTCTCCTGTGCCCAGGCTCTGCAGATCTCCACAAAGCCCAGTCTGCCCAACTACCCACCAACTTCTGCTCACCAGAGTGATGTCTCTGGAGGCAGCCGCAGCACTCATGTGCAGGCTTGGCTGCCGAATGGAACTGCTGCAATCTAGGGCTCTCGCAAAGGTCCCCACAGCTCTAAGAGAAAAAGTGAGAAGtcaagagggaaagaagaaagccCAAGTGGGCTGAGGAACTAagacagaggagaaaggaaaacactcatgctggaaaaaaaaattaaagtccacCTTTAAGAATGGGCGGGACTCAGAACTATATCCACACCTTCCCCAGCCCATCttccccatccacccacccctCACCGGGCCACCACGAGAAACTGATCAATCTGCCGGTCTGTGAGAGGGTTGTCTGGGTCCCAGACCTTCATCTCCATCTTCTGTTGGTTCCGATTATCGGATTCCCCTGGGGAATGAAGCAATGGCATCAacagggagagggcaggagaaaatAACTGGTGTCTTATCACTCACAATagcatttccttcttcctcttctgctggGATTCTGTCAGACACCTCAGCTCTCAGACTTCTCTTCCCAACTGAGCCCATTTGCCCCTTTCAGGTTCCTAAGGTCCCATTCTGTCAGGGTCACAGCAGAGAGCCTTGCAGAATGTGCACTGCACACCCAGGGCATGCCATTCAGAGAGACTATGATGTTAAAGTGCCCCTTGGAATTAGATAACCTGGTAGCCATATAGTCTGTCTTGTTGCTTACCCTCTGCCAGGCGATCTGGGATCTCAGCTTGGTATTTGCAACCAACTCTGATTTCTCCCTGATCAGCCAGAAGTGTCTTCTGTACAGGGTCAAACACCAGTGAGTAAAAAAAGCAgtcctggaggtggggagagagaaggtaAGCAGGGCAGCAATCCACGGAGGCAGCAGGTAGCAGAGTATATCCAAGAATTCCCAAGACAGGCAGTCtgtcaggccaggcatggtggctcatgcctgtaatcctaccactctggaaGACccagacagaaggattgcttgaggtctggagtttgagaccaggctgagcaagagcaataccccatctctattaaaaatagaaaaaattagttggctgtggtggtacacgcctgtagtcccagctactcaggaggcagctgaggcaagaggatcgcttgagcccaggagtttgaggttgctgtgagctaggctgacgccacggcactctggcccaggcgacagagcgagactctgtctcacaaaaaaaaaaaaaaaaaagacaggcagtCTGTCAACCCTGTACCTCATCACTGTCCTGCTTTCCTCTTGCCTTTTGGGGGCAATACCCactcccctccctcttctcccaacACCTCTTTCTCACCTCCTTTTCCAGGTACTGGCTCAAGATATCTGTCTCATTCAAGAGGGTCACACTGCATTTCCCCCTAGAAGGAGACAGGTCAGAAAACCCTGAGTGAgcccctcttttcctccccaaaGCATCTCCAACACACCACCCCCTCCTCTCCATCTTCTACTTAAGTGCACACAGGCCAAGCTGGCCCCATTGTCCTGTACCGTATGTGGGTGGCTGGTAACGATTCAAATTGCCGAGAAAGAAAAAGCTCTCGGTGCTTCAGTTGATGTCGCTGCTGCTCCGACACCCCTGGCTGCTTTGATTCCTCCTCAAATTCCCCTGGGAGATTAGGGAGGAAGAAGCCAAGTCAGAAACTACTCCAAAAAGACACCACCTTGGAAACTCTAACAGAGGGAAGACATTTCCTATCTCAGCTGTTTTTCACATTTCCTAGGCATCTGGCTTCTACACTCTTACCCTACCAGCTTTCTCTCTTAGCCCAATGCCCCATTATAGATGTTCCCAACTCTCCATCATCAACGTTCTTAGGGAAGAATTGTCGGGAGTACAAAGCATGCGGTAGAAATACATCCCAAACCCAGCTGCCAATGCTCAGACACCACTCATAAAGCCCAAATAGTGCCCACACTAGGCTTAGCAAGACACACTTGTCTCTTTCTTGGTAAACCAGCCTGAAGTCCAGGAacccaataaaatgaaaaaatatcacaCAAAGTTGTATCTACCAGCTCCTCTTTCCAGATTTCAGAAGACTCTTGCTCTGAAACATCACATGCAACCCTAACTATCCCTCATTTTCTACTTGGCTAATAATAGTTTGTGGGGCTTTCAAGGACAGCACCTCTCAAGCCAGTGCCAAAGCCTTTCTCCCCAAGGAGCTGCAATTTCTCTCAAAACCTTGGTGGAAGGGTTAACCTGGCTGGGAGCCAAACAAAGTGGGAGGGGGCAGAAAAGCCTCAGGCCCAGGCTCATTGGTGCATTGTTCCCAACCCCAAGGTGGGGGGTGCAATAGGCTCCACCCTCGCCTGTGTGCTCCGGAAACCCTGTACTAAGGCATGGGGGACCACACCCCCCACACCCCTTCTGATTGGACAAGGCCAAGGTCAGCCCCTGCCAGATGGGGCTGGAAACCCCAAAGGGCCAGGGAACTTGGTAAGCTCAGCTCCTTAACTCCTTCATGTCCAAAGCAgcctgaaaaaaggaaaataatttaggaaggagggagggaggaagggaaagaaaaccaaagcaggaagggaaaaataagctaaagaaactgaaggaaaaaacattttaaagaagatgAGAGCTTAAAGAGAAGGATGATAAggcaaaaggaaaagataaagatataaaatggagcagaggggaaaatgggaaaggtgagaaggaagaaaagtacaAGAAAACTTTCCTACCATTTCCTAGCTTCCTATTCTTTTCCCGCAATGTATTCTCACCACGTGATTGATTACAAAAATCAGCCTGCTTCCTTGTTTTGCAGGCTCTTAGTACAATCTCTTCCTCTTCACCTTCAGTCACTACCCATTGTCCCAATGTACCCCAAACTGTCCCACTTTAGAGAAGCACCCATCCTCATCCCCTATATAAATGCTATCAtcatctctctcacacacacacaaaccatatTCTGGCTTTCCTTATCATGGTCTCCACCCTGCTTCCAACCCCAACGTGTAAAAACAGGCCTCCCTCCACAGACCAGGCATTTCCCACCCCCAAACTCACACCCCTGCCTTGGGCAAGCTACCAGGGGAAACACCTGCAGGGACATGCCCAGGCCTAAGATCATGAGTAGGGGGAGAAGGAAAGGTGAAGACACTCACTGGCGTTACTATCAGCCAGGTTGTTGAGGCTACTAGAAATGTCCCTTCGTCGGAAAAGACAGACAACCTTTGCCTCCACGTTTCCATTTGCAGTCTGAGGGGAGGAAAAATGTAGCAGTGAAAAGTGGTCATTTGAAAGTGGAAACGCACAAAGAGACTAACAACAATGAATAAGTTTCTAAAGAGATCTAAGTGGAAAAACCCAAGTCTTTACAAGTTAAAGACTTACAGACTTCTAAATCCCTTTCCTTTGCCCCCAAGGGACAGAATAATAAAGTTCCCAGCCGTTCCTAAATATatccaatgaatgaatgaatatcaatGGGTACTTAGAATAGGGTCCTCTCCTCCCCCTGAAGTTAAAATCTCAGAAGACAGAGACCACTGGAGAGGGGGGAGGTATTCTGTTCCACTCACCTTGTTGAGCTCCTCAATCCGTCTAACCAGGTAAGGATTGCTGGAGGAGTTCTCAAAATAGACGTAATCTGTAGGAGGGGGTGAGGAAGAACCGGGAAGATCAGAGGAGATGAGAGAGCCAGAGCACCAGAGTAGGAGAGAAAGTCAGTCTGAGTGGACCAAAAGGAGATAAGGGTCCAGGCAGAGAGGACTCTGAAATGTCCAAGTGGAAAGACTAAGAGAAAATAAGGATGTGCCCCCTACCCCCAATGCACCTCGTTCTAAAATCAAATCGTTCACTCAAAAGTGAGCCTTAAAGAGACAAGACGGGGTTCCCCTGCAGTCCCCACAACTCAGCGATGAGTTGCACCCTAGTCTCAGCGAAGTGAGCAATTGTTCACTCTAGCGCAGGGCCCCCACCTTTGCGAACTGAGGCTCACAATAACGCCTGGGTAGAGGAAACCTCCGGGCGGCTCCCCCGAGAGTGGCAAAGCCGTCGCTCCGGCCCCACGCGCCCCCTCCCTACCCTGACAGCTCCTTCGGAACCAGTTTCCCAAGCCCACTCCCCAGCCCCGGGGGCCCGAGACACAGCCCTAAGAGTGTCGTCGGGGCTGCCCGCAGCCTTTCCGGGAATCTCAGCTCCCAGCCTCGTAGCCGTCCCCGCACCCTCGCTCCCCGTGTTCCCGGTTCCGGTTCCGGTCCGCGCTCCGGTCCACGCCGCCCCAGACACGACTCCCGGTGCCTCTGGGTGCCGAGCCTCTCTCCTCTCCGGTcccaaccccaaccccagcctttcctgccctgggccccgTACCCCTGCGCCCGGTACTCACCCCCAACCCGGTACATGTTGGCCGCCATGGCCGTTCCCGCCGCCGCCTCCGGCCGCACAAAGGGGTCCGGAAGGCTCGCGGGGGCAGGGCTCGGCTCGAAGCGAAGCCCCGAGTGCGGGGTTGGCGCTTTGCAAGAGTCTCGGTGGGACCCGCGCAGCCGGCACCTCTGCAGCCTCAGCCGTCGCGGTTCATCCCGGCCCGCGCTGTCTTCGCGGCCGCTACTGCCTCACCCCCCGGACGCCGAGGCCGGCGCCGGTCCAC
Protein-coding regions in this window:
- the MTA2 gene encoding metastasis-associated protein MTA2 — translated: MAANMYRVGDYVYFENSSSNPYLVRRIEELNKTANGNVEAKVVCLFRRRDISSSLNNLADSNAREFEEESKQPGVSEQQRHQLKHRELFLSRQFESLPATHIRGKCSVTLLNETDILSQYLEKEDCFFYSLVFDPVQKTLLADQGEIRVGCKYQAEIPDRLAEGESDNRNQQKMEMKVWDPDNPLTDRQIDQFLVVARAVGTFARALDCSSSIRQPSLHMSAAAASRDITLFHAMDTLQRNGYDLAKAMSTLVPQGGPVLCRDEMEEWSASEAMLFEEALEKYGKDFNDIRQDFLPWKSLASIVQFYYMWKTTDRYIQQKRLKAAEADSKLKQVYIPTYTKPNPNQIISVGSKPGMNGAGFQKGLTCESCHTTQSAQWYAWGPPNMQCRLCASCWIYWKKYGGLKTPTQLEGAARGTTEPHSRGHLSRPEAQSLSPYTTSANRAKLLAKNRQTFLLQTTKLTRLARRMCRDLLQPRRAARRPYAPINANAIKAECSIRLPKAAKTPLKIHPLVRLPLATIVKDLVAQAPLKPKTPRGTKTPINRNQLTQNRALGGIMVKRAYETMAGAGVPFSANGRPLASGIRSSSQPAAKRQKLNPADAPNPVVFVATKDTRALRKALTHLEMRRAARRPNLPLKVKPTLIAVRPPVPLPAPSHPASTNEPIVLED